In Nitrospinota bacterium, the genomic window GGGCGGTATTTCATCACTTCTCTTGAAGATCTCCAGTGTCTTCCTCAATGATTTTAAAACCATAAGGCATGGCGGACAGTTTTGAAAATGGTTTTCCAGCCTTTTTTGCGTGCTGTCATCGAGTTCTTTATCAACGTAATCGGACATTTTGCCGAGTAGCTCAACGCATTCCCCTTTTTCATGGCTATGCCCTTTGCAACCGTTTTCGGTATCTGTCGTCATCTCACCCTTTCATTCAGAAACCAGCCGGGACCAAGAGCGATAAATGATATAGCCTACTGGCTGTTCGTAATCG contains:
- a CDS encoding anti-sigma factor, whose amino-acid sequence is MTTDTENGCKGHSHEKGECVELLGKMSDYVDKELDDSTQKRLENHFQNCPPCLMVLKSLRKTLEIFKRSDEIPPPENLAAELNKKISELD